From Brassica oleracea var. oleracea cultivar TO1000 chromosome C3, BOL, whole genome shotgun sequence, a single genomic window includes:
- the LOC106330593 gene encoding uncharacterized protein LOC106330593, which translates to MARSDSPSDDESPTTEGAPTAAAFADTILERMAQQDAVQKATIEQLAAILAPLAGNSGDPATTVRKQMFDTYRTAGAGNPTNTNAVQTHGGVDLTTIHELAELKQSVLDMKDRMLQGPTSAPLIERVLAETLKAPFSRRITDVPYRPAEKIRLPTFAGKADPADHITAFNIAMCRTNFSDEDRDAGYCRLFVESLQGPALGWFTGLERDSVNDFHDLASDFLKQYIMFTRQGATLSDLWNLSQGANQSLRDFMEKFKVVASKVQIPDSIAVDALMNTLYFKSLFREDLYKNPTKSLHDAIARSNNFIRMEEDTAAILKKMNATAKPTTAPKAPEARQKPRQHAAGNKSNQQKCFVYVVEDKNPPPRSTVFVRKKGWNV; encoded by the coding sequence ATGGCTCGATCCGACTCGCCGTCCGATGACGAGTCACCTACGACTGAAGGCGCTCCGACAGCAGCGGCCTTCGCAGATACCATACTCGAGAGGATGGCGCAGCAAGACGCCGTCCAGAAGGCGACGATCGAGCAACTCGCCGCCATCTTGGCTCCTTTGGCCGGAAACTCGGGAGATCCGGCTACGACAGTCCGAAAACAGATGTTCGACACTTACCGAACAGCCGGCGCGGGAAACCCGACGAACACAAACGCTGTCCAAACACATGGCGGTGTAGATCTCACAACTATCCACGAACTCGCCGAGCTTAAGCAGTCGGTCCTGGATATGAAGGACAGGATGCTTCAAGGACCTACTTCGGCGCCATTAATCGAACGCGTCCTCGCCGAAACCCTAAAAGCCCCTTTCTCCCGGCGAATCACCGACGTACCGTACCGACCAGCAGAGAAAATCCGCCTTCCGACTTTTGCCGGAAAGGCAGACCCAGCTGACCATATCACCGCTTTTAACATCGCGATGTGTCGAACTAACTTTTCTGATGAGGATAGAGACGCTGGCTATTGTCGGCTCTTCGTCGAGAGTCTTCAAGGACCAGCCCTCGGGTGGTTCACCGGATTGGAACGAGACTCGGTCAACGACTTTCATGACCTGGCGTCCGATTTCCTCAAGCAGTACATCATGTTTACGAGACAAGGAGCGACCCTATCCGATCTTTGGAACCTGTCTCAGGGAGCAAACCAGAGCCTCCGCGACTTTATGGAGAAGTTCAAAGTTGTCGCTTCGAAGGTGCAGATCCCAGACAGCATCGCCGTTGACGCGTTGATGAACACCCTCTACTTCAAGTCTCTATTCCGCGAGGATCTCTACAAGAACCCCACCAAGTCGCTCCATGACGCAATCGCGAGATCGAACAACTTCATCCGAATGGAAGAAGACACAGCAGCGATACTCAAGAAAATGAATGCTACCGCTAAACCGACGACTGCTCCAAAAGCTCCTGAAGCACGCCAAAAGCCTCGACAGCACGCCGCAGGCAACAAATCTAACCAGCAGAAATGCTTCGTCTATGTCGTCGAAGATAAGAACCCGCCCCCGCGATCGACCGTCTTCGTGCGCAAGAAAGGTTGGAACGTCTAG